From the genome of Spinacia oleracea cultivar Varoflay chromosome 2, BTI_SOV_V1, whole genome shotgun sequence, one region includes:
- the LOC110791256 gene encoding uncharacterized protein isoform X3: MQENSRVSENISQRHFTNSVLAYITPWNAAGYDLAKRFCPKFTHLSPVWYNLKTEGTKLALEGRHNADTEWLSELRLRGNAQVLPRVVLEAVPKDLLRNKKQRDKAINLLLKECKDMGYDGLVLESWSRWAADGVLYDASLRKMALQFVKQLGDSLHNFRSQRNGQPLQLVYVIGPPYSQSGKLQAHDFGPEDLKTLSDSVDGFSLMTYDYSSPYSPGPNAPLTWVHSTIKLLLGDGGKSLANKIFVGINFYGNNYILAEGGGAQAITGRDYLSLVDRYKPMMRWKKDFAEHFFLYSDDQHREHAVFYPTLMSIAERLEEARSWGAGISIWEIGQGLDYFFDLL; the protein is encoded by the exons GAATGCAGCAGGTTATGATTTAGCAAAGAGGTTCTGCCCCAAGTTTACACATCTATCCCCTGTATGGTACAATCTTAAGAC TGAAGGGACAAAATTAGCTTTGGAGGGAAGACACAATGCTGACACAGAATGGTTGTCTGAGCTGAGACTGAGAGGAAATGCTCAG GTTTTACCAAGAGTGGTCCTTGAAGCAGTGCCAAAGGACTTGCTCAGGAACAAGAAACAAAGAGACAAAGCAATTAACCTTCTTCTAAAAGAGTGCAA GGATATGGGCTATGATGGTCTTGTCTTAGAATCTTGGTCAAGATGGGCTGCTGATGGTGTTCTCTATGATGCTTCTTTGCGAAAAATG GCACTACAATTTGTAAAGCAACTTGGAGATTCCCTGCACAATTTCAGGTCGCAAAGGAATGGTCAACCACTGCAGCTAGTGTATGTCATAGGTCCTCCATATTCACAGTCTGGGAAACTTCAAGCTCATGATTTTGGACCAGAAGATCTGAAAACTCTCAGTGACTCTGTAGATGGTTTTTCACTAATGACCTATGACTATTCAAGTCCTTATAGTCCTGGTCCTAATGCACCATTGACTTGGGTGCATTCCACGATAAAACTTCTCCTTGGTGACGGTGGTAAGAGCCTCGCCAACAAGATATTTGTTGGAATCAATTTCTATGGGAACAATTACATACTAGCTGAAG GTGGTGGTGCTCAAGCAATTACGGGCAGGGACTATCTCTCTCTAGTGGACCGATACAAACCCATGATGAGGTGGAAAAAGGACTTTGCAGAGCATTTCTTCTTGTACTCTGATGATCAGCATCGTGAACATGCAGTTTTCTATCCTACTTTGATGTCCATAGCAGAGCGACTAGAGGAAGCACGTTCATGGGGGGCAGGCATCTCTATCTGGGAAATAGGCCAAGGACTAGATTATTTCTTTGATCTTCTATAG